In Halorubrum sp. PV6, a single window of DNA contains:
- a CDS encoding geranylgeranyl reductase family protein, giving the protein MHDFVVVGAGPPGSRFARRAAEAGRDVVAFEKGTVGTPLACSGHVSDDVWEYVPDEAREELLQNRVYGARFHVGGPASRAYPFYKTEPVSNVIDRVGLDRTLADLARDAGADVRENHTVVGVEERPDRVVVEVKTPGGDVEEVEARMLAGCDGPTSRVRRSLDLPEPDELLHGVLAFDDAPDDGDLVDVHLTAPTFFAWRIPRGPAGVEYGLAAPPSDDVSAMFDRLTDAYDVTTDRFCSGAIPVGPPDRVTTDRAFLIGDAAAQTKPFTGGGILYGMTAADVAAETIDPTDPATLADYEAGWRDALEMEIRLGSAVRRCYSLPEPVQRAGLWALSGEIGVHMDRPSSFFSPAHLKKLFSRTTPEDAPR; this is encoded by the coding sequence ATGCACGATTTCGTCGTCGTCGGTGCCGGCCCGCCGGGGTCGCGGTTCGCCCGGCGCGCCGCCGAGGCCGGCCGCGACGTCGTCGCCTTCGAGAAGGGGACCGTTGGGACCCCCCTCGCCTGCTCCGGTCACGTCTCGGACGACGTGTGGGAGTACGTGCCCGACGAGGCCCGCGAGGAACTGCTCCAGAACCGGGTGTACGGCGCGCGCTTCCACGTCGGCGGGCCGGCGTCGCGGGCGTACCCGTTTTATAAGACCGAGCCGGTCTCGAACGTCATCGACCGCGTCGGACTCGACCGGACCCTCGCCGACCTCGCGCGCGACGCGGGCGCCGACGTGCGGGAGAATCATACCGTTGTCGGCGTCGAGGAGCGACCGGATCGCGTCGTCGTCGAGGTGAAGACGCCGGGGGGCGACGTCGAGGAGGTCGAGGCGCGGATGCTCGCCGGCTGCGACGGGCCGACCTCGCGCGTCCGGCGGTCGCTCGATCTGCCCGAACCGGACGAACTGCTCCACGGCGTGTTGGCCTTCGACGACGCGCCCGATGACGGCGACCTCGTGGACGTTCACCTCACCGCGCCGACGTTCTTCGCGTGGCGGATCCCCCGCGGCCCGGCCGGCGTCGAGTACGGCCTCGCCGCGCCGCCGAGCGACGACGTGTCGGCCATGTTCGACCGGCTCACCGACGCCTACGACGTGACCACGGACCGGTTCTGTTCGGGCGCGATCCCGGTCGGGCCGCCGGACCGGGTCACGACCGACCGGGCGTTCCTGATCGGCGACGCGGCGGCACAGACGAAGCCGTTCACCGGCGGCGGCATCCTGTACGGGATGACCGCGGCCGACGTGGCGGCAGAGACGATCGACCCGACGGACCCCGCGACGCTCGCCGACTACGAGGCGGGGTGGCGCGACGCGCTCGAAATGGAGATCCGGCTCGGCTCGGCCGTCCGGCGGTGTTACTCGCTTCCGGAGCCGGTCCAGCGCGCGGGACTGTGGGCGCTGTCGGGAGAGATCGGCGTCCACATGGACCGGCCGAGTTCGTTCTTCTCGCCGGCGCACCTCAAGAAGCTGTTCTCGCGAACGACGCCCGAGGACGCGCCGCGGTAG
- a CDS encoding TRAM domain-containing protein → MVELTDSLKCLFTGTVEERGDDHVVRIPATEIEHGTVEAGGSYRVALIKREDGTEAASVAVDGESSARSQSVSENGDRGSRASTTRETTRGASGPPVSEGDVREVTIETLGDKGDGIAKIERGYVVIVPDSEPGDEPIVKITSVRENVSFAEVVET, encoded by the coding sequence ATGGTCGAACTCACGGATTCGCTGAAGTGTCTCTTTACCGGCACCGTCGAAGAGCGGGGAGACGATCACGTCGTCCGAATCCCCGCCACGGAGATCGAACACGGCACGGTCGAGGCGGGAGGATCGTACCGCGTCGCGCTCATCAAACGCGAGGACGGCACGGAGGCCGCGAGCGTCGCCGTCGACGGCGAGTCCAGCGCACGGAGCCAGTCCGTCTCCGAGAACGGCGACCGCGGGAGCCGCGCGTCCACGACCCGAGAGACGACTCGCGGGGCGTCGGGGCCCCCGGTCTCCGAGGGCGACGTGCGAGAGGTCACGATCGAGACCCTCGGCGACAAAGGCGACGGGATCGCGAAGATCGAACGCGGCTACGTCGTCATCGTCCCGGACTCCGAGCCGGGCGACGAGCCGATCGTGAAGATCACGAGCGTCCGCGAGAACGTCTCGTTCGCGGAAGTCGTCGAAACGTAA